The Nostoc sp. PCC 7524 nucleotide sequence CCAGTCCCCAGTTCCCAGTCCCCAGTCCCCAATCCCCACTCCCCAAATCCCACCACATGGCAACTCATCACTGATATGCTCAGTGATAACCATGCCCGTGCTACAGCCTTTGGGGTAGACTCGGTGTTAAACTTGCCTTTCCCCGCAGCTGTCAAGACTGGTACTTCCTCCAATTTCCGCGATACTTGGACAGTCGGCTTTACTACTGACTACACCGTGGCGACTTGGGTAGGAAATTTCAACGGCGAACCGATGCGCCAAGTGTCGGGAGTTATGGGTGCAGCACCTTTATGGAATCGCATCATGTTACACCTGCATGAACGCCAGGAACCAGCTGCTTTTCCCTCTCCATCTGGGTTAATTCAACTTCCTATATGTGCTGTCTCTGGGTTGAAACCGACACCAGACTGTAATTCTGTGGTGCAGGAGTATTTTTATCCAGCAGATAAAATTGCTTATGAAACTCAGCAAGAGTTTAATTTACCTTCAGAGTATGATGAATGGTTGGCGAAACAGCCGTCATCAAGTTTAGTGGCTGATAGTTTGCGGATTGTCTCTCCTCAAAATGGGGATTTGTTCTTGCTTTATCCAGGTGGGGAAGGGCAACAAAAACTAGAATTTAAGCTGGCGGGAAATTCATCTACATCTGTGAAATGGTGGTTGAATGGGGAAAAGTTGGATAGCGAAGTGAATTCTCTGTTTTGGTATCTTCGTCCTGGTAATTGGACTTTGGAGGCTAGAAGCGGGGAAATGGAGGATACAGTCAGCTTTCAGGTGGAGTTGGCTAATATTCGTCCTACGCGTCGGGGATTTTCTGTGGTGAAGGGTGGTTTGTAATATTTTTTGGAACGCAAAGGGAGCGCGGAGAGGGGTTTTTGAGCGGTGAAGGGTGGGAGTGTATGAATTTATATCCACTCTGCTGAAGATTTGGGTATGTTTGGGGTTTTTTTTGTGAATATTTTTAGTACAATTGTACTAAAGAGAATTTTTCATTGGGGCGAAGCTGGTTGTCGCCTCTCACAACTACCTTAGTAAAAGATTATTACTATGATGACATCAATGCCAGGTGTAGCTCCCAACCCAGTTAAGTCACATAAGTTTGAACAATCTGATGCGAGTGAAAATTTTTCGTTTCAAACCCTTGCTGATGTAACTAAAACTATTTTGCACCATGCTTTCTGGTTGGCTGAACAAAAACAAAGGTTGTCTCTTAAGGAGTATAAAAAATTACTTATTAATCAAGGCTGGCAAGGTGAGGAAAAGAAGTACCTTAAAATTGCTGCGGCTTTTGGGAAGTTTACACCACAAGATTTTTCTCAGGTTGAGCCTAGAACTATATATCAGTTAGCAGAACGGAGTAACAAGTATCAACCTGTGATAGATAGGCTGCTGGATTTAAGTAATATCAACCAAGAAACTGTACGTTCTCTGATTAAGAAACAGCGTACTCCTAGAGGTAAAAGAGGGGAAAAACCGAGTATTTGGCGGCGGTTAAAGAATGGTGGTAGATACTGTCAAATTCCGCCAATTCATGAGGAGGCTGAGAAAACTGGTACTACTTTGCAAAAAATGATGGATGAGGAGGGATTATCTGCACAGCAAATCGTAGCAGAGGCGATCGCTCTCAGGCAAGCATATAAGTCAGGGCAATTGGTATTAGTCACAGATTAATGGTATTTGTCTCACCCAGAGAGTAAGAGTTGGAGGTATGAACCTCAAAAATTTCATACCTCTGTTGAGGAACGCTTTGCTTTTTTACCAGATGCTTAGTCTATCCTGGAAGAGTGCAGTGACATCAATTACTGTCAACCATGACTGGTATTAAGCAAACTCCGAAAAAAGGTAAGTCTCTTCCTCCCAAACTCATCATTGGGATGGGTAAGTTTGTGTGGACAAGTCTTTGGCAGATAATGATGTCAAAACTCGCTCCTCGTAATCAATCTGGCGCATATATTCGTCCTAGCAGCCAGTTTAGAAGTTTTATCAAAGCTAGGGAAGATAGCCTTTACCCACCAGCAGCCGGGCGTTATACTCTGTATGTTGGTATGGGTTGCCCTTGGGCGCATCGCACACTGATTGCCAGAGCTATCAAAGGATTAGAATCAGTTATATCAGTATCTGTAGTTTCTCCCTCTGCGGAGACGGGAGGTTGGGTATTTGACACGCCAGAGGAAGGTTGTCATACTCTGGCGCAATTGTACGAACTGTCTCAACCCGACTACAATGGACGCGCTACAGTGCCAGTTTTATGGGATAAACAAACTCAGACGATTGTAAATAATGAGAGTGCGGATATTATCGTTATGTTGAACTCGGAATTTAATGAGTTCGCCGCACATCCCACGCTGAATCTCTACCCAGAGGAATTAAAGCCTCAGATTGATGGCTGGAATGACAAGATTTACACTAATGTAAACAACGGTGTGTATCGCTGTGGTTTTGCCCAGACACAAGAAGCGTATAATCAAGCCTGCGAGGAACTGTTTACAACTTTAGATGAAATTGACGCTGTACTGGCTAAGAGTCGATACCTTTGTGGCGATAGTCTGACTTTAGCTGATGTGCGTCTGTTCACTACTTTGTTCCGCTTTGATATTGTGTACTACGGACTATTCAAGTGTAACCGCCGCCGCATCAAAGATTACGAGAATTTAGGAGCTTATTTGCGGGACTTATATCAAATCCCAGGCGTTGCTGACACTTGTGATTTAGAAACCATCAAACGAGACTACTACGGTAATCTGTTTCCTCTCAATCCTGGTGGCATTATACCATCTGGCCCTGATATGTCTTATTTATTAGCATCGAGCGATACCTTCTCTGCGAGACGCTATGCGTAGCTTGCTTTCCCGGAGGGGTACAGTAAGCTACGCTAAAGCACCACTACCAGATATTAAGTGATGAAAAACAGAACAATTTTCTATTCTTGAACCCAGACTGAGACTGAACCGCCTTGACAACGGAATTCGCCCCAACCCCATTCGTTGGTGTACACAGGTTCTTTAATATGTTCAGTTAAGTCAATAAACTTAGCATTGGGTTTACCAACTTCCATCCACTTAGAACCTTCTGCCCCATCACTCATAATTACAGCCATTGCTTGAGGATGATTGGCATCCCCTAAACGTGTCCAACCAATAGTATTCCAGTGGTCAAAATAGTCGTATTGTGGCCCATAAGCATAGTTTTGGCGTGCATAGAGGAACTTATCAATGAGCCAACGATGAGACGGCATATAAATTTTATATCCTCGATCCTCGTATTCTGCGCCGTAGTAATCAGCGTGAAAGACACAGGGATAGCCTTCGCGCCGCAATAAAATAATGGCATAAGCTAAAGGCTTAAACCAAGGTTCAACTACGGATTCCAATGCTTGCAAAGGTTGAGAATCATGATTTTCTACAAACGTCACAGCATGGGTAGGACGTTGCTGCATCATTGTGCCATCTAAA carries:
- a CDS encoding glutathione S-transferase family protein; this translates as MTGIKQTPKKGKSLPPKLIIGMGKFVWTSLWQIMMSKLAPRNQSGAYIRPSSQFRSFIKAREDSLYPPAAGRYTLYVGMGCPWAHRTLIARAIKGLESVISVSVVSPSAETGGWVFDTPEEGCHTLAQLYELSQPDYNGRATVPVLWDKQTQTIVNNESADIIVMLNSEFNEFAAHPTLNLYPEELKPQIDGWNDKIYTNVNNGVYRCGFAQTQEAYNQACEELFTTLDEIDAVLAKSRYLCGDSLTLADVRLFTTLFRFDIVYYGLFKCNRRRIKDYENLGAYLRDLYQIPGVADTCDLETIKRDYYGNLFPLNPGGIIPSGPDMSYLLASSDTFSARRYA